The Kineothrix sp. MB12-C1 genome includes a window with the following:
- the pdxA gene encoding 4-hydroxythreonine-4-phosphate dehydrogenase PdxA: MGDPASIGPEITVKALCRPEIYEKCRPLIIGDALVMERALHKLNYKDITVHQVTNPQEGLYRHGIIDVLDMGLVDIDWLEVGKVSEMAGAAAFGYVKKVIELAMEGEVDATVTNALNKESINLAGYHFSGHTEIYAEYTGTKKYTMMLAHHNLRVVHVSTHVSLREACDRVKKERVLEVIRIADEACRSMGINKPKIAVAGLNPHCGEGGLFGREEIEEITPAIEIAKAEGICVDGPVPPDTVFSKAKGGWYDIVVAMYHDQGHIPLKMAGFVYNEEAQKWDAVEGVNITLGLPIIRTSVDHGTAFDQAGKGSANELSLINAIEYAIGFALNSNEQNRIV; encoded by the coding sequence ATGGGAGATCCGGCGAGTATCGGACCGGAGATAACGGTGAAGGCGTTATGCAGACCGGAGATATACGAGAAGTGCCGCCCCCTTATTATTGGAGACGCTCTGGTAATGGAAAGGGCGCTGCATAAGCTGAATTATAAGGATATAACAGTGCATCAAGTAACGAATCCTCAGGAAGGGCTATACCGACATGGAATAATCGATGTATTGGATATGGGGTTGGTGGATATCGACTGGTTAGAGGTTGGGAAAGTATCAGAAATGGCTGGAGCCGCGGCGTTCGGATATGTGAAAAAGGTAATTGAGCTGGCAATGGAGGGGGAAGTAGATGCCACGGTTACCAATGCTCTGAACAAGGAGTCGATCAATCTGGCAGGTTATCACTTTTCGGGGCATACAGAGATTTATGCGGAATATACAGGAACGAAGAAGTATACGATGATGCTCGCCCATCACAATCTAAGAGTAGTACATGTGTCAACCCACGTATCTCTTAGAGAGGCTTGTGACCGGGTGAAGAAAGAACGTGTACTGGAGGTGATTCGCATTGCGGATGAAGCCTGTAGGAGCATGGGAATAAATAAGCCCAAAATAGCGGTGGCCGGACTGAATCCCCATTGTGGAGAGGGTGGTCTTTTCGGAAGGGAAGAGATAGAAGAAATTACACCTGCTATAGAGATAGCTAAGGCGGAAGGAATCTGTGTGGATGGGCCGGTTCCCCCTGATACTGTGTTCTCCAAGGCAAAAGGCGGATGGTATGACATAGTAGTTGCCATGTATCATGATCAGGGACACATTCCATTAAAAATGGCAGGCTTCGTTTATAACGAAGAAGCACAGAAATGGGATGCGGTAGAAGGGGTTAATATTACCCTTGGACTTCCTATTATACGAACATCCGTAGACCACGGTACGGCATTCGACCAAGCGGGCAAAGGAAGTGCGAATGAACTAAGTCTTATAAATGCGATAGAGTATGCAATCGGTTTTGCGCTAAATTCCAATGAGCAGAACCGAATAGTATAA
- a CDS encoding four-carbon acid sugar kinase family protein has product MVKLLLIADDFTGALDTGVQFAGQGAHTKIVMGKDAEYLQLEREDADVIVIDAETRHLPPDEAYRRVAKLAAKARNEKVPYIFKKTDSALRGNIGMELAALLEVSGEKFLPFIPALPAMNRVTRKGIHYIDGVPIAETVFGKDPFEPVTSSHIQDLFRDTKVCVTIIEKGMKYKTDTEEPTIGIFDADMAEDMERIVEELKNNGKLAIIAGCAGVASVLPGMLGLTKEKRERPLIKKPLLVVSGSLNPISQRQIEYGEKCGFPRYIIDKKQLAVEGYFDTKEGKEWITSIKEELCKFPLVMIDTGTSGDKQLEDESVRLKIADIFGMTVKELVNVDACDTVLVTGGDTLLGLVEQMECKEINLVGEIKPGTVLSSMKMNQKDIWVLSKSGGFGDEKLLVEVAGEMI; this is encoded by the coding sequence ATGGTCAAGCTATTGCTTATCGCAGATGATTTTACCGGTGCGTTAGATACCGGTGTACAATTCGCAGGCCAAGGGGCCCATACAAAGATTGTTATGGGGAAAGACGCTGAATATTTACAACTGGAACGAGAGGATGCGGATGTAATAGTTATCGATGCGGAGACAAGGCATCTTCCGCCCGATGAGGCTTATCGAAGGGTTGCGAAGTTAGCTGCCAAGGCACGGAATGAAAAAGTACCTTATATTTTCAAAAAGACGGATTCTGCACTTCGGGGAAATATAGGTATGGAGTTAGCAGCTCTTTTGGAAGTCAGCGGAGAAAAGTTCCTGCCCTTTATCCCGGCATTGCCGGCGATGAACCGTGTTACACGAAAAGGGATACATTATATAGATGGAGTTCCGATTGCTGAAACGGTATTCGGAAAAGACCCATTTGAACCGGTTACCTCTTCTCATATTCAGGATTTGTTCCGGGATACGAAGGTATGCGTAACAATAATAGAAAAGGGAATGAAGTATAAGACTGACACTGAGGAGCCGACGATTGGTATTTTCGATGCGGACATGGCAGAGGATATGGAACGCATTGTGGAAGAGCTGAAGAACAACGGTAAGTTGGCAATTATTGCAGGCTGTGCAGGAGTAGCTTCGGTGCTGCCCGGAATGCTGGGTTTGACAAAAGAGAAAAGGGAACGGCCTCTTATAAAGAAACCTCTTTTAGTAGTGTCAGGAAGTCTGAACCCTATATCTCAAAGACAGATTGAATATGGCGAAAAATGCGGTTTTCCCCGCTATATTATAGATAAGAAGCAACTGGCTGTGGAAGGATATTTCGATACGAAGGAGGGGAAAGAGTGGATTACATCTATAAAGGAAGAACTTTGCAAGTTCCCCCTGGTCATGATTGATACCGGAACATCGGGAGACAAGCAACTGGAAGATGAAAGTGTGAGATTGAAAATAGCAGACATATTCGGAATGACGGTGAAGGAATTGGTAAATGTTGATGCCTGTGATACCGTTCTGGTGACCGGCGGGGATACATTGCTCGGCCTTGTAGAACAGATGGAGTGTAAAGAAATCAATCTGGTAGGAGAAATAAAGCCCGGTACAGTTCTGTCCTCTATGAAAATGAACCAAAAGGATATTTGGGTACTTTCGAAATCAGGGGGCTTTGGCGATGAGAAATTGTTGGTAGAAGTAGCCGGGGAGATGATTTAG
- a CDS encoding AraC family transcriptional regulator: MSKHYRTPFNTRQYMQTKDYEIFFYEDKVLSPVDTHRHDFYEIYFFLGGNVDINLNGEKYPLAYGNICLIPPATNHKPTFRDNDLPYRRIVLWISPAYMKKLEQSYGDILRCFSESAAKNQYHYAPDFGSAQLLFSKLIAILEESHGTDIFHQHIMSCLISSFLLSLNRTIYNLTHSPMFNDQSTLFSNICDYIGTHLEEDLTLDALAARFHVSKYYISHLFKESIGLSTHQYILKKRLHGSKNALLSGITIQEASRSYGFRDYTTFFRAFKKEFGMSPREFKDMSSLSPTSHNF, encoded by the coding sequence ATGTCCAAACACTATCGAACACCTTTTAATACAAGGCAATACATGCAGACCAAAGACTATGAAATCTTTTTCTATGAAGATAAAGTCCTCTCCCCCGTAGATACGCACCGGCATGATTTCTATGAAATCTATTTCTTTCTGGGAGGGAACGTAGATATTAACCTAAATGGAGAAAAATATCCCCTTGCCTACGGGAATATCTGCCTAATTCCTCCTGCTACCAACCATAAACCTACTTTTAGAGACAATGATCTCCCTTACCGGCGCATTGTCTTATGGATATCCCCTGCCTATATGAAGAAACTGGAACAGTCCTATGGCGATATCCTTCGTTGTTTTAGCGAGTCCGCGGCTAAAAATCAGTATCATTATGCTCCTGACTTTGGCTCTGCACAACTACTGTTCAGCAAATTGATCGCCATCTTAGAGGAGTCTCACGGCACTGACATTTTTCATCAACATATTATGAGTTGCCTGATCAGCTCTTTCCTCCTCAGCTTAAACAGGACAATTTATAACCTCACTCACTCCCCGATGTTCAACGACCAGTCTACCCTGTTTTCCAATATATGCGATTATATAGGAACTCATCTGGAAGAAGATTTGACATTGGATGCCCTCGCTGCCCGTTTCCACGTAAGCAAGTATTACATTTCCCACCTTTTCAAAGAATCTATCGGGTTGTCCACCCACCAGTATATCTTGAAAAAGCGCCTGCATGGCAGCAAGAATGCCCTGCTTTCGGGAATAACGATTCAGGAAGCCAGCCGCAGCTACGGCTTCCGTGACTATACCACCTTTTTCCGGGCTTTCAAGAAAGAATTCGGTATGTCACCGCGGGAATTTAAAGACATGTCTTCACTTTCCCCAACTTCTCATAACTTCTGA
- the dapA gene encoding 4-hydroxy-tetrahydrodipicolinate synthase: MSEWKTLIKGIVPPLITPMNEDESINETELRNQVKRLLKAGVHGIFPLGTNGEGYILTESEKELVLSVVMDEVKGQVPIYAGTGCISTKETIRLSQTAQAIGVDILSIVAPSFAQASQEELAEHYETIAKAVKIPIVLYNIPARTGNVIAPATVEALSHIDNIAGAKDSSGNFDNMLQYIERTKDRDFAVLSGNDSLILWNLLAGGTGGIAGCANVFPENMVNVYECFIKGDLEKAKEYQDNIRSFRNCFRYGNPNTIVKMAVEMLGYPVGKCRKPFYRISEEGVHAIRKVLEENTAKNIC; encoded by the coding sequence ATGTCTGAATGGAAAACATTGATAAAGGGAATTGTTCCTCCGCTTATCACGCCGATGAACGAAGATGAAAGTATAAATGAAACAGAACTTCGTAATCAGGTAAAAAGACTTTTAAAGGCCGGAGTGCATGGAATATTTCCGCTGGGAACCAATGGAGAAGGGTATATCTTAACCGAAAGCGAAAAAGAACTCGTATTATCGGTGGTAATGGATGAAGTGAAAGGACAAGTTCCCATCTATGCAGGGACGGGATGTATCAGTACGAAGGAAACAATAAGGCTGTCACAAACTGCGCAGGCAATTGGTGTGGATATACTTTCCATAGTAGCGCCATCCTTCGCACAAGCTTCACAGGAAGAGTTGGCAGAACATTATGAAACGATTGCCAAAGCGGTGAAAATACCGATTGTGCTATATAACATTCCGGCAAGAACCGGGAATGTGATTGCGCCGGCGACGGTAGAGGCGTTATCGCATATTGATAACATTGCGGGAGCAAAGGATAGCAGCGGTAATTTTGACAACATGCTTCAATATATAGAACGAACGAAGGATAGGGATTTTGCAGTGCTTTCGGGAAATGATTCTTTGATTTTATGGAACCTTCTGGCAGGAGGGACCGGAGGAATTGCAGGATGTGCCAACGTGTTTCCTGAGAATATGGTGAATGTATATGAGTGCTTCATCAAAGGAGACTTGGAAAAGGCAAAAGAATATCAGGATAATATCCGTTCATTCAGAAATTGTTTCCGATATGGCAATCCTAATACTATCGTTAAGATGGCGGTAGAAATGCTTGGATATCCGGTAGGAAAATGCAGAAAGCCATTTTACCGTATATCGGAGGAAGGCGTTCATGCCATTCGCAAGGTACTCGAGGAAAACACGGCAAAAAACATTTGCTAA
- a CDS encoding sigma-54-dependent transcriptional regulator has product MNTKTKILGIAPYEGMQVLMNQIALQRSDIDLMVVVGDLEAGSSLAQKYAEEDFDVIISRGGTAELIRQKSDLPVIEVAISVYDILRAIKLAENYTNKYALVGFPSITQEATYISSLLQYDIDIFTIHNEQEGIEVLSGLAQEGYQMVLCDMITNSLSQRFGLTSILITSGSESIQDAFNRAVQTVSDYKQYTLWTDFYKLILEENPAYIFVFNDNKEIIYFSKNYSFSKAVIEEMKRRIPELIPDVIKKYHQEDNGLILAVSGLCKRLGGKNHYVYYINPRKVPLALTKNGIRYIDKDEAFDKFFNSFYGIAHSSHSLEMSIDEYANASQPIMILGEGGTGKDQMARLIYAKSPLSNSPLAIIDCARITTKAWTFLTEHNNSPLSDTNTTIYIRSMEILSEDQFNELFSIIRDLNLYKRNRMIFTFSYGEDGNITPRCRHIINHYSCLTMHIPPLRNHLYEIPNLVSIYISTLNVQLAKEIIGVETKGLELLQNYDWPDNYNQFKRILNELVTVTTTPYIKTETVASVLRRERPQLLSVTRECPFDLTKTLEEINLEIIQRVMAEENGHQTAAANRLGISRSTLWRMLQKISGE; this is encoded by the coding sequence ATGAACACAAAGACAAAAATTTTAGGAATCGCTCCCTATGAAGGTATGCAAGTTCTTATGAACCAAATTGCGCTTCAAAGAAGTGATATCGATCTTATGGTCGTTGTCGGTGACCTGGAGGCAGGCTCCTCTCTGGCTCAGAAATATGCCGAGGAAGATTTTGATGTTATCATTTCCCGAGGTGGTACCGCCGAACTCATACGTCAAAAATCTGACCTTCCTGTTATCGAAGTAGCCATTTCGGTATATGATATCTTACGGGCAATTAAACTCGCCGAAAATTATACGAATAAGTATGCATTAGTTGGTTTCCCCTCCATTACGCAAGAAGCCACTTATATTTCCAGCCTCCTTCAATATGATATAGATATCTTTACTATTCACAATGAACAGGAAGGGATTGAGGTTCTATCCGGCCTGGCTCAGGAAGGGTATCAAATGGTACTTTGTGATATGATCACCAATTCCCTTTCTCAGCGGTTCGGTCTGACCTCTATTCTTATTACATCCGGCAGCGAAAGTATTCAGGATGCATTTAACCGCGCAGTACAGACCGTATCTGATTACAAGCAGTATACCCTTTGGACCGATTTTTATAAATTGATTCTGGAAGAGAATCCAGCCTATATTTTCGTATTCAATGACAACAAAGAAATTATCTATTTTTCTAAAAACTATTCCTTCAGCAAGGCTGTTATAGAGGAAATGAAGCGGAGAATTCCGGAACTCATCCCTGATGTCATCAAAAAATACCATCAGGAGGATAACGGATTAATTCTGGCCGTCAGCGGTTTATGCAAAAGGTTGGGCGGTAAAAATCACTATGTTTACTACATCAATCCGCGAAAAGTTCCTCTTGCTCTCACAAAGAACGGAATTCGCTATATCGACAAGGATGAAGCTTTTGATAAATTTTTCAATAGTTTTTACGGTATTGCTCATTCTTCTCACAGCTTGGAAATGTCAATCGATGAATATGCGAACGCTTCGCAGCCCATTATGATTCTCGGAGAGGGAGGAACCGGCAAAGACCAGATGGCCAGACTCATATACGCAAAAAGTCCTCTTTCAAATAGCCCTCTGGCAATTATCGATTGTGCACGGATCACTACTAAGGCATGGACTTTTCTCACGGAACACAACAACTCTCCCCTTAGCGATACGAATACGACCATCTATATCCGCTCCATGGAAATCTTATCCGAGGATCAATTTAATGAATTATTCTCTATCATAAGAGACTTAAACCTATATAAGAGAAATCGGATGATTTTCACCTTCTCTTACGGAGAGGATGGCAACATAACCCCACGATGCCGCCATATCATCAACCATTATTCCTGCTTAACGATGCACATACCACCTCTTAGGAACCACTTATATGAAATTCCTAATCTCGTAAGCATATATATCAGCACCTTGAACGTTCAGCTAGCCAAGGAAATTATCGGCGTGGAAACAAAAGGTCTCGAACTGCTGCAAAACTATGATTGGCCCGACAATTATAATCAGTTTAAACGCATCTTAAATGAACTCGTAACTGTAACTACCACTCCTTATATAAAGACAGAAACCGTTGCGAGCGTACTGCGAAGAGAGAGACCTCAATTGCTTTCCGTAACAAGAGAATGTCCCTTTGATCTTACGAAAACATTAGAAGAAATTAACCTGGAAATTATTCAGAGAGTGATGGCAGAAGAAAACGGACATCAGACTGCCGCTGCCAACCGTCTGGGAATCAGCCGCTCCACACTGTGGCGCATGCTGCAAAAGATATCGGGGGAATAA
- a CDS encoding mannitol dehydrogenase family protein encodes MKLNSLGLKNRTEWENAGYSIPEFDRDSVAAETKESPAWIHFGAGNIFRAFQANILQTLLNKGIMNTGLIVAEGYDYEIIAKMNHPHDDYSILVTLKADGSIEKTVVGSIVESLILDSANIPAYDRMKAIFCSPTLSMASFTITEKGYSLVDGQGQLLADVEADFIAGPAAPKSYIGKVSALIYERYLNGRLPLALVSMDNCSHNGDKLKAAVTAFAENWIKKGLAEEGLGEYLCDPSKISFPWSMIDKITPRPDAKIEALLIQDNIEELAPVITEKKTYVAPFVNAEECEYLVIEDHFPGSRLPLDQAGIIYTSRETVDKIEKMKVCTCLNPLHTALAIFGCLMGYELISEEMKNPLLKKLVETIGYQEGLPVVVDPGIIQPKAFIDEVLNVRIPNPFMPDTPQRIATDTSQKLAIRYGETIKAYMASDTLKVENLRMIPLVFAGWLRYLMAVDDNGNSFTLSPDPMLDTLLPIVSTLSLGNTEQAADTLKPILAKSAIFGVNLYEAGLAEKVIGYYRELSSAPGAVKATLEKYI; translated from the coding sequence ATGAAATTAAATAGCTTAGGGCTTAAAAATAGGACGGAATGGGAAAATGCGGGGTACTCAATACCCGAATTCGACCGTGACAGCGTCGCCGCAGAAACAAAAGAAAGCCCTGCTTGGATTCATTTTGGTGCAGGCAATATCTTTCGCGCATTTCAGGCCAACATCCTGCAGACTCTTTTGAATAAGGGCATTATGAATACCGGTCTTATCGTTGCCGAGGGCTATGATTATGAAATTATTGCGAAAATGAACCATCCTCATGACGATTACAGTATCTTAGTAACCTTAAAGGCTGATGGCAGTATAGAAAAAACCGTCGTCGGCAGCATTGTGGAATCCTTAATCCTTGACAGTGCCAATATTCCCGCATATGACAGAATGAAAGCAATCTTTTGCAGTCCTACACTGTCCATGGCAAGCTTTACCATTACCGAAAAAGGCTATAGTCTAGTTGACGGGCAAGGACAGCTCCTTGCCGACGTAGAAGCGGATTTCATCGCCGGTCCTGCCGCTCCGAAGAGTTACATTGGAAAGGTATCCGCACTCATCTACGAACGCTATCTGAATGGCCGTCTTCCACTTGCCCTTGTCAGCATGGACAACTGCTCTCACAATGGCGATAAGCTAAAAGCTGCCGTTACCGCCTTCGCTGAAAATTGGATAAAGAAAGGGTTAGCTGAGGAAGGTTTGGGGGAATACTTATGCGATCCCTCTAAAATCTCCTTTCCCTGGAGTATGATCGATAAGATTACTCCACGGCCTGATGCCAAGATTGAAGCACTTCTTATACAAGATAATATCGAAGAACTTGCACCTGTAATTACCGAAAAGAAAACCTATGTTGCCCCCTTTGTCAACGCTGAGGAATGTGAATACCTAGTAATAGAGGATCATTTTCCAGGTAGCAGGCTCCCTTTAGATCAGGCAGGAATTATTTACACCTCTCGGGAAACGGTGGACAAAATAGAAAAAATGAAGGTCTGCACTTGCTTAAATCCTCTCCATACTGCTCTGGCTATTTTCGGATGTCTTATGGGTTACGAGCTTATTTCTGAGGAAATGAAAAATCCTCTTCTGAAGAAACTGGTGGAGACCATCGGCTATCAGGAAGGACTTCCGGTTGTTGTCGATCCGGGAATCATCCAACCAAAGGCTTTTATTGATGAGGTTCTCAATGTACGTATCCCCAATCCTTTTATGCCCGACACACCGCAGCGAATCGCAACGGATACTTCCCAGAAGTTAGCAATACGTTATGGAGAAACAATAAAGGCTTATATGGCTTCCGATACTTTGAAAGTAGAAAATTTACGTATGATTCCCCTCGTATTCGCGGGTTGGCTCCGCTACTTGATGGCGGTGGATGACAACGGCAATTCCTTTACCTTAAGTCCTGACCCCATGTTGGATACCCTTCTTCCCATTGTAAGCACTCTGTCTCTTGGCAATACGGAACAGGCAGCCGATACCCTTAAGCCTATCCTTGCAAAATCTGCCATTTTCGGTGTGAATCTGTATGAAGCCGGTCTTGCGGAAAAAGTTATCGGTTATTACAGAGAACTTTCCTCTGCCCCGGGCGCTGTGAAGGCAACTTTAGAAAAATATATATAA
- a CDS encoding iron-containing alcohol dehydrogenase, translated as MLEDYKLKMPGVVHGGEHALEKIIEIITDKYKKPAVFTDKGIEAAGILEEPFRLIKESGAEMYLIDEIPPEPTYEQAQKVVDSFKESGADFIIAIGGGSVMDIGKLSSIAATDDYRVKDLLDNPLLGKKTVKTLMIPTTAGTGAEATPNAIVAVPEKELKVGIVNEEMVPDYVILDGRMTARLPKKIAAATGIDALAHAIECYTSNKANPFSNIFAMEALRLIFSNIEKACEDSSAVKEKSNMLLAAFYAGVAITASGTTAVHALSYPLGGKYHIPHGVSNAMMLLPVMEFNKEACIDELVEIYDVVEGKEKESKEEKAAWVIDRIGEMIKRLEIPDSLNAYGIGHEDLEELTKAGMEVQRLLVNNKRAVTAQDARELYLKIM; from the coding sequence ATGTTAGAGGATTATAAATTAAAGATGCCGGGAGTGGTACATGGCGGGGAACATGCTCTGGAGAAAATAATCGAAATAATAACAGATAAATACAAAAAGCCTGCGGTGTTTACGGATAAGGGCATCGAGGCTGCGGGTATATTGGAAGAGCCTTTTCGCTTAATAAAAGAAAGCGGTGCGGAGATGTATCTGATCGATGAGATTCCTCCGGAACCTACGTATGAACAGGCGCAGAAGGTGGTCGATTCCTTTAAGGAAAGCGGAGCTGATTTCATTATTGCGATTGGGGGAGGCAGCGTTATGGATATCGGGAAATTATCCTCCATTGCAGCGACTGACGATTATAGGGTTAAGGATTTACTGGATAATCCCCTGTTAGGAAAAAAGACAGTAAAAACACTTATGATTCCAACAACGGCAGGGACGGGAGCGGAGGCTACCCCGAATGCGATTGTAGCCGTTCCCGAGAAGGAATTGAAGGTGGGAATTGTAAATGAAGAAATGGTACCGGATTATGTGATTTTGGATGGACGTATGACGGCCAGGCTGCCGAAGAAGATTGCGGCAGCGACAGGGATTGACGCTCTGGCTCATGCGATTGAATGTTATACCTCTAATAAGGCGAATCCTTTCAGTAATATATTTGCGATGGAAGCACTGCGGCTTATCTTCTCTAATATCGAAAAGGCTTGTGAGGATAGCAGCGCTGTCAAAGAAAAGAGCAATATGCTGTTAGCAGCTTTTTATGCAGGAGTAGCAATTACCGCATCAGGGACAACGGCAGTACATGCGCTTTCGTATCCTCTTGGAGGAAAATACCATATTCCTCACGGAGTTTCTAACGCGATGATGCTTCTTCCGGTCATGGAGTTCAATAAAGAAGCGTGTATAGACGAGTTGGTTGAAATATACGATGTGGTAGAGGGGAAAGAAAAAGAGAGTAAAGAAGAAAAAGCGGCTTGGGTCATTGATCGAATAGGTGAAATGATAAAGAGATTGGAAATACCGGATAGCTTAAATGCCTACGGCATAGGTCATGAGGATCTGGAGGAACTTACGAAAGCCGGTATGGAGGTACAGCGCCTTCTTGTAAATAATAAGAGAGCTGTAACAGCACAGGATGCCAGAGAGCTATATCTGAAAATTATGTGA
- the uxuA gene encoding mannonate dehydratase, translating to MEMTLRWYGSKSDTVTLQQIRQIPGVTGVITTLYETAPGDIWSLEDIRAIKNEVNASGLNISGIESVNIHDSIKIGSPDRDKYIDNYIKTLEHLGQEDIHLVCYNFMPVFDWTRTELARVRPDGSTVLAYNQKAVDSIDPIKMFDSISSDSNGFILPGWEPERMGRVKELFEMYSGVDDEKLFSNLKYFLDAIMPVCDKYDINMAIHPDDPAWSVFGLPRIIISLPNIHRMMKMVDNPHNGVTFCAGSYGTNPDNNLPEMIRSLKGRVHFAHVRNLQHNYPGDFEEAAHLSSDGSFDMYEIMKALYDIGFSGPIRPDHGRMIWGEVAMPGYGLYDRALGATYLNGLWEAIVKGEKGK from the coding sequence ATGGAAATGACACTTCGCTGGTACGGCAGCAAATCTGATACCGTAACTTTACAGCAAATTCGCCAGATTCCGGGGGTAACCGGAGTCATTACAACATTATATGAAACCGCACCGGGCGACATATGGAGCCTTGAGGATATCCGCGCAATCAAGAATGAGGTGAATGCTTCCGGTCTGAATATATCCGGAATCGAAAGTGTCAATATCCATGATTCCATCAAAATAGGCTCACCGGATAGAGATAAATACATCGATAACTATATAAAAACTTTGGAACATTTGGGGCAGGAGGACATTCATCTTGTATGCTACAACTTCATGCCTGTCTTCGATTGGACACGTACAGAGCTTGCACGAGTGCGCCCCGATGGTTCCACTGTTCTGGCCTATAATCAGAAAGCGGTAGACAGTATCGATCCGATAAAAATGTTCGATTCCATCTCCTCCGATTCCAACGGTTTCATACTTCCGGGCTGGGAGCCGGAACGTATGGGAAGGGTAAAAGAGCTGTTCGAAATGTATAGCGGTGTAGATGACGAAAAGCTGTTTTCTAATTTAAAATATTTCCTGGATGCCATTATGCCAGTCTGCGACAAATATGACATCAATATGGCGATTCATCCCGACGATCCCGCTTGGAGCGTCTTCGGTCTTCCTCGCATTATCATTAGTCTGCCTAATATTCATCGTATGATGAAAATGGTTGATAATCCGCATAACGGTGTAACTTTCTGCGCCGGCTCCTATGGCACCAATCCCGATAATAATCTGCCGGAAATGATAAGATCGCTGAAAGGCAGGGTTCATTTTGCCCATGTACGTAATCTGCAGCACAATTATCCGGGCGATTTTGAAGAAGCCGCCCACCTTTCTTCCGATGGCAGCTTCGATATGTATGAGATTATGAAAGCTTTATACGATATCGGCTTTTCCGGTCCGATCCGCCCCGACCACGGACGTATGATATGGGGAGAGGTCGCAATGCCGGGCTATGGATTATATGATCGCGCTCTCGGCGCCACCTATTTGAACGGGCTATGGGAAGCTATCGTGAAAGGAGAAAAAGGGAAATGA